AACTCCTCTCCCCTCCAACTACCCCTTGAAGCTTTTCACACTGGCTCTTACTTAGCAACCCATCTGCCCAAGATGGGCAGGTGCACCAGCTTGGAAGACAACCGCGGACCACCGAGCAACTCACTGAGGGTGCAGCTTGTAGAGGGTCCCATCCACACCGACCGTGACCTTGAGGAAGTCCAGCCCGCGGTTCTCCCGGATCTTGTCCACCACGGCTGCCATGCCAGCCCCGCAGAGCTGAGCTGCCCGCCGGGCCACCACCGTGCACACCTCCTTCACGATGATGCTGTCGTCGCATGTGGTCTCCAGGCCGAGGTGCTGGAGGATGGAGCGGACTTGGAGCAGGGCCAGGCAGTCGCTGGGGAGGACACGAGGGCCAGGCAGCGTTAGGAGATGGAGCAACTTGGATGTGTGGCTTCCGCTTTCTTATCTACATCCTGCAGAACCCAGGGACTTGCAGCTTGGGTGCTACTGACTGGAggggctctgcagctcccctcTAATCTCAGCTTCCAGACCTGGATGTGGCTCTGGTGTCACATCCTCATCAGTGAGGTTATTTCAGGACAAAGCAAGGCAGCTATTTAACCTGTGGCCCCTCTCTGTCCAGGGCAGAGGATAGGAGGCGTCTGTGTTGCCAACCCCAGACAGTTTCCTTGTCTCTCAACACGGGCGCTGTCAGAACCACATGGATTTTGCTGACTTATCAGCATTGTACTACCCTGTGTCATCCTGGCTCCAGACTGAGTGCTTGGCACTTCTCCCACAAGCCCTGGGAATGCTCTCCCCAAAGTACATCTCTGCTCTGATCTGCAGCTGTAAGACCAGTCCTCACCCCGCCTGTTGGACCTCACCTTTCTATCTGGGACAGGAACTTGGTCTCAAAGATCCCTCTGGTCTTCAGCCTCTCTGAGATCCGTCCCCGGAAGAGCAGCCCTCGCTTGGTGAAATCCATCAGGATGTTTCGGACGATCTCCCCCAGGTACATCCCGCTGATCATCTTCTCAAACCTGGGAAGGAGAGGGCAAGGCTGGACATCAGGATGAGAAGGGACACTGGGTCTGGATGGggatcccagctctgccagatGCCTTTGACGCAAACCCCTGGCCTGACACCCTGGAGCAAGTCCAGCGGCACGGTCCCcacgctgcaggcaggggacaAGGGACACATCGGCGTGTTGCAAAACCAGACTCTGCCCTGCTCATCATCCCCTGATGCTCCATCAAGAGGCTGGTGGGGCACCACTGAACTGTTCCTGGACACCCAGCCCCATGGATggtcccttcccagcccccccaaagcCACCACGCGTGGTGGTGCCTTTCTTTCGCCCTCTCCAGGCTGACTTATGAACTCGGGAAGGCTCGCTAAGCCTTCGGATAAGTGTAATGAGTCGGGCAGTGAAGCGACCCTTGGCTGTGCCAGGAACAATTACCCAGCTAAGACAGGGAGATACACCGTGCGTCTCAAGGACTCCTGCTTGCCGGGCAAAGGCGGAGGTACGGGAGTAGGGATAGCCAGTTCTCATAACAACCTGCAGGCAGTTCTCTGTCGTAACAACCATGAGACATTACAGTCCTCCCCTGACAATCTTGGAGCACCCCAAATCTATGTTTTGAGTTATTCTCCAACGGTCTCAGAattttccagcacagctgggattCTAGCAATTTGTTAATGATGAAAGTCAATCATCTCCCAAACCTATAAACAGCGGTGCTGAGTGAGGCCCCTTGAGCTCTCCTGGGCCGCAGCAGGCTGCAACCAGCATCTCCCCCCAAGCGGGATGCCTCTCAGAGCTTGCAGACTTTCTGGTTTGAGAAAATCAGAGGTCTGTCGCAGAAAACCGACACAACCTGGGCTGATTCTCTCCGCTCCTTGAGGCTCGACCCTTCGCCCGTTGAGACAAATGCCGAAGCGTTcaatgtgaatattttcactgacctcgaggagaatttttaacaggtatgcCTGTTTCTACTCTCTTTTTACTCTCttacatgtatttcttttagTGTCTTTATGCATGCATGTGTACTAATGTGAATAGTCCATAGTTAGTAAGTTAGAGCAAATATATTATAAGATATAAGTTAATACTTTCAAATTTATACTTAATTTACTGTCATGATttttattcaactgtgaatgaattttaggctgctattatactcataatccctttagacataaaccattgctcaagtctgggactaggagttgatccagctgcacctagactccgacaggagtttagaaagtaagggggtcttctctggacctcgtgactcaacaggagggtcttAATTACTCTTTCCCACATTCCCTTTTACCCTATTACGTTTTCGGTCCCTATATACCTAAGTTTAGTTtgattctgatttaattttcctgtgtgcatTTTATCCATCTactaagtaatagagtgaaccttgctAACGAATTCCGTGAAGTCGCACTTTTACAcaaatttctattaaatcatttttctattgctaataCAATTGGAGGTCATTCTTTAAGCAATCTGAACCCCTCTCTTATTTGTAATTCCCCCACAACACCACGCACCTTTGCTTCCCAGGGTTGAGAGACAGCTCATCCACTGCCACGTCAAACTCCGTCCGTATGTCATCCAAGCACCCGTTGTCACCAAACGCCCCCCATTCCATGTTGACACAcatcctgccctcctccccttccaccAGCTCCACGTTCCTCATCTCCTCCATGTAACAGGCATTGCTGCCTGTGCCTGCGGATAAAGAAGCATCTTTCAATGGGGCTGTTGGAGAAGTGGGGCGCAGAGGCAAGATAAAAGCCCTCAGACAGCTTCTGCAGCCAGGAGCACCCCACAGGGACAGGTTTGGGACTGCGGGCAGAGGAACTCCATAAGAAAGCTTCAGTCCTCACCGACTATCAGCCCAACTTCGCAATACGGGTCTTCATACCCACAGGTCATCATGGTGCCAACTGTGTCATTTACCACCGCGACCACGTCCAGGTCGAATTCCTGCAGAGGGATGGGATTGCATGGGTATTCCTGAAGGACACAGCTTGCTACATCTGCTCCTACAATTGGGAAAGGACCTGTCTGCTGAGCATGGGAGTCCTCCTGGCACCCACAGACTTCTTGCAGCCCCACACGTCTGCAGGTGGACGCTCAAACCTCAAGACACAactgcagaggagctggcaCCCAGGGATGGCCCTGCCAGAAACAGCCCCCAGGGCAGGAGCTTCGGGTGGTCTGCACTGGGGAGACGGACATGGTGTCCTCCTAACTCAGAGAGACAAGtctgctccagccctggccAGAAGCCAGCTCTTAGCTCTGGGGTCTGAAAATCCAACCTCTAGCGATGACTAAGGGTGGCTGTTAAAATTCAGACACTCATTAGCCCTGGGCTCAGCCCATTAATTTGCTTTACAGGCCAATTAAAGATGCCAAAGACAGCCAGGATGTGGGAGCAAGCAGCCAGCTTCTCACAGCTACGTGGATACTCACCTCTCTCCTGTGAATTGCCTCCTTCAGCAGGTTCACCACATCTTCTCCTTCACAGCCAGTTGCCTTGAAACCTTTTGTCCACTTCAGGAGAATCCCCTGTTGTGGAAATACCCCACAGTAAATCACCCAGGTTGCTGGGTGGGAGGGACAGCAACCCCACGTCCACCGGCTCTCGGTGGGCACTGCCCAGCACGTGGAGGTCAGATCCTCGCGCGCAGAGGATGCCTCAGCTGGGCTGTCTCCAGCGCTCAAGGGATCTGCATGTGCTTTGATGCAGCAAGGGGGCTTTTCAGAAGCACCGCCAGCCCTGagctcctgccttccccctcTCTTGGGTCTCTGTCTGACCTGCCAGGTGGTCAGTGATGCTGGTACATAAAGTTTCCAGCGTGCTTTGGCTTTTCAGCCAGCCCTGGGTACTGGACGTGTACGCTACCACATGGGTTGGGGTTACCTCATCCAGGTTGTTCTGCTGGCAAGGGAAGGAGAATGTGAATCCAAGCGGGAGCGATACGCCCTTCATTCCCATGTATTCCAGGAAGTCGGAGATGCAGTGGACGATGTGGTCGAAGAGCTGGGTGCGCAAAGCGAAAAGGAGAAGTTACCATCGCAGAAAGAAACTCAGCTGGATGCCAGCCCGCCTGACCTACTGGAGATGTTGATCCATTCCCAAGCCAACAGGGCTTTGAACAGACCAGGGTGCTGTTCAGCTGCGCTGTGTGAGGTGAGCAAGCCCAAAACAGCTCCTTTTTCATCCTCTTCCCCACAAACAGTGTGGTCATATCACTGTGATACCTCCACCTTGCAGGTCCCGTACTGCGcccagaagggaaggaggggctAGCGGGGAGGTGAGCAGCTTCCCAGGGGTGACACAGGAATCCGGTCACTCTGCAAGGTATCCCCAGAGACCGTCTGCTAGAAATACTCCCCAGTCCCTGAGCACTGCCTGGAGTGGTTTGCAAAACTCTTTCCATCTGCAAATAAGACTCTGGAGACGTCTCTCACCGCTTGTGTTGTGGTTTCTCTAGCTGGGAAACAGGGATGATGCTTATCTGCCCTTGCGGAGTGTGTGGGATTCGGGGAGGTTCAGTGATGTCTGAGACTAATGCAATTTCTAACTTAAAAACCAGTCTCAAGCTTCCTAAAGCACATTTCAAACTCCTAAGCCTTGGGCAGAACTCACTGCTCTAAAGGCAGGAGAGCCCCAGCCTTCTCCAGTCCTGGTTTTGCACCCTGGAAAGCAGAGCAAGGCAAAAACAGTTCCCGTGGTCAGCCAGCACTACTGCCTGCCACTTCTGCTGCCAGGGAAGATGCCCCAGTTTTCCACCTCCAGCTGCCCATCCTCACCTCCTCTCCCGTCCCCTGCATGATCTCCACTGGGATGGAGTAGATCTTGTTGTGCATCTCGACACCACGCCTCATCCCGTTCCTGACGCGCACCAGCAGCACACGGAAATTGGTACCTCCCAGGTCCAGGGCGAGGAAatctcctttttctgaaaccCAAGAGAGAATGGTTAGGAGAGAGATCCCAACAAGGGACATCCCGAATGTGGCACGAAGCTGATCCAAATATGCCCTCTTCCTGGGAGAAGACCAGGAACCAAGACATGGCTGGGAATGGAGAACAGCAGGTACACGTAGGAACGTGATGGCGAGGTTTGCTCCAGACTTGGGGAGATCACAGGGCTTCAAGCCAAGGGGCAGGCACACACCCAAGCCACTGACAGAACTGGGAGCACAACCCAGGACAATGGTGGTGAGAAACCTGGGGCAGTGAAAACCACAGTGAAAGCCAGGCTTTGTGTTAAGTCAAGCGCAGAACATCCTGGAGGCTCAGCCACTTTTCCCAGTATCATACTGGAGGGTAAAAAGCTTTGCGCCACTCCCACCACGAAGAGGGAACTGGCCATGGCAAAGGTCCCATCCCTTCCCAAAGCGGTGCAGATGTCGGGAGTAGCGATGCTGGCTCTTTGCCTTACACAGGACATACGTGGGCTTATACATAGGGTACATCACCTGTCCCATCTGGAGTTGAGCACACGTAGGTGGGAAGCATTTTCACCGCTGCCTCTGCGTGCGTCTCCTTGCCCAGCCCCTTCTCCATCTCTACCCTCATCCTTTGCTTCACCTCCAGGAGCTGCTCGTGGCTCAGCTTGAGCGCCTCCAAAATCTTCTGCCGTGCTTTGTGCTGGGCGGCCAGTCTGTAGGCCACCGCCGTCACCATGGCTGCCCCTTTGCCACTTCCATCTTCTGACCGCACAAAACGGATCTCGCAGTCCGGTAGCAGCTTCCGCACTGTCTTATGGAGGCGCCGGGCAAAGCTacggaggaggaaagaggacCTGAGTATGCCACCGCAGGTGATGTGACCCTCTGGGGTTGTAAACGACCGGGGCCCCTTTGGGATCCAAATAGAGGTGCCCGGGGGAATATTTGGAGATGCTCTGCTTGTGCCAAGCTTTATCCGCTGCCAGCAGGAACAGATTTGTGCTCTCTcaccctctctctctctccccaccagCCTTGCCTATCTTCATGGACTCACTGAGGATGCTTCTTGTAGACGGAGCCATCCACGCCGACCGTGGACCGCAGCCGGTCCACCCCCTTGTTCTCCTTGATGCGTCGCAGCACAGCTGCCAGGGTGGCCCCGCACAGGTTGGCCGAGCGGGTAGAGACGATCTGGCAGATGCGGTGGGTGGCCACACAGTCTTCATGAGATGGCTCCAGGCCCAGCTTGGTGAGGATCTCATGGGCTTTCTGCAgtccttctttctccctgcacatcaaagaacaaaaaaggatTCATGCCTGGAAATCCAACTTTTGCCACCTGAAGTGTCCTGGTTTGCTCAGTCGCTGGATAGCCCTGTAATGGGTCCTCTTTTCCCCCAGCACAGATGTCAGGAGATGGGCTGGGACCCCAGGAAACCATCCGGATCCTACTTACTTCTCAATAGCAGAGACATATCTGGTCTCAAAGTGGCCAGTAGTGAGCAGATCTGGTGTGAGCCTTCCTCCAAACAAGAGCCCTTCCTTGGCCATCTTCACCAGGATGAGTCTGACCAGCTCTCCCATGTACATCCCACTGATCATCTTCTCAAACCTGCCAACAGGGAAGCACAAGATGCATTTGTTTGGCTGCATGTGCCGTGAGGTGGCCACAGGTTGACCCCTAAAAACACTTGGCAGCCTTCCAGGCCCAAATGCAATCTGGGTAATCTCTTTCCAGAGTCGTTTATCCCATCACTGAGAAAATAAAGCCATGTTGACATAACCATCCTTCTGCAAGAAGAACTTATGGCTACATGGAGGGTGTCTGTCAGTTtgcagagacccccccccccccaaatcccacccacGCTGCCAGAAGCCATTTGGGGAATGGGAGATCTGTAGGACTTGGATGTGGACATTAGGTGGTGGTGTTTGCCTTGGCTGGCAGATAACTTCATTGGcgggagaaagaaacagaaatcaaCACATTCAAGTGAAAGGCTCACGAGGGAAGCAAGTGTTGAGTGGTTCAGTTGGGTGTACCAACCCAAACTTGTGATACAGTCCCTATTTGCATTGGTGGAGCTGGCACGGCGGAGGACGTGGTGACCTAGTTAACTAGGACGACCTCTTCGGTCCCACTAACGCCAGCGCAATGGGAGGACGGACAATGCAAAGCAAACCCCGAGCCTGAGCCGAAGCCAAGAATCTGCTTACAATTGTTTGCCAGGGTTGAGCGAGCCCATGTCTATCTCGCGGTCGAACTCTGTCCGGATGTCGTTGAGCACACCGTCGTCACCAAAGGCCCCCCACTCCATGTTGATGCACATCCGACCTTCGTCCCCTTCCACCAGGTCAATGTGCCTCATCTCCTCCATGTAACAGGCGTTGGTACCGGTACCTGAACCAAGCAGCGTGACACGGTCAGACAGGATGCTGCCTTTCCCTTATTCCCCATAATTACCAACAGCCAAATGCACCATAGAAAGCAAAGATGGAAGAAGGCGAACATTGGGCAATGCTGGTTTTCTAACATCACTataccctttctttttcccccaaaagacCCTGAAACCTGCAAGAAATGTGATCTCCTGGAGTTCATGCAGAGGTGGACCCCAATTCTCCCCCCCTTGCTGCAGCTCACCAACAATGAGGCCAACTTCACAGTTATGATCATCATAGCCACAGGTCATCATGGTCCCAACGGTGTCGTTCACCACAGCCACGATGTCAATGTCAAAGTCCTGAGATGGTGGAGAGGAGAGAGATTGAGTCAGCGTGGCCAAACCAGACCAAAACATCTCTGCTGTCACGGTGGAGCCTTAAGTATCCTGTCCCACCTGCCCAGGAGGTGACAGGCCTGCCCAACCTCTTACCCCTCTTTTCTTGATGGACTTGCGCAGCATCGACACCACGTCTTTCCCCTCCACGCTGCTGCATTTGAATCCCTTCGTCCAAGTAACGAGGATGCTCTACGGAGAAACAGCAAGAAGGAATGCTCGGAGGACAGACCCACCAAGCCACGTGTCTCAAGGGCTCCCTGGTGCAAGGGAAGGTCTGGATGGACACACAGGTCAGTCCTTCCCTATTATCAGCTTGCAAGCTGCAGTATCAGCAATAGTTTCCGCGTCTCTGCGCAGATAAAGTTTATGGCCACGAAATAGCACACGAGTTGCTCGTTGCTCCTGCCGGCAGGAGGGAACGTGATTCCAGTGACTGGGTTTTATGGAGCCCTGGAGCAAAACCTGTTCCCAAGCCTATGGAGAGCTCCTTGACCCATCCCTGCGGGATGGGGGTCTCACCATCCCCTGTGGCTGGAGGCATCAGGTGTGTCCCCACCCAGCAGAGCCATTGCAGTCACCTGGCCGGAGGCTGAGCTGAGCCttgggggaaaggaaaggactCAGTTGCATCCAAAATCTCCAGCCCTAGAACCCCAGATGCCTTAGTGAGGCAAACACCCGCCCTGCCtgacagatggggaaactgaggcacagagagaagcaaagcagaCGAGGTCACCGGGGACAGATACTTCCTCTCTcggcttcttttttttttttttttttttctcttttttacagCCCCTGCTTCTACCACGAGGAAAGCATTAATCTTCTTCCTCATTACTTTTGCTGAATCGCTCAGGCACAGGAGCATGACTTGCCCCATCCCTGGTACAAAATGTCGCTGCGTTCCCCACCCAGGGAGGACGTGCTGGATCGCCAGCACGCCATGGAGCCGCCCTCCTTTCCGATCCTGCCTGGGAAGCCGGGTGAGATAAGGGCAAGGAAAGCatcgccgcccccccccccccccccaagagcaAGAGCCAGGCAGAGGCCGTGGGTGGCAGGCGAGGGGCCACGTGCCTCAGCTGGGCTCTGCTTGCCGAGAT
This Buteo buteo chromosome 12, bButBut1.hap1.1, whole genome shotgun sequence DNA region includes the following protein-coding sequences:
- the LOC142038357 gene encoding hexokinase-2 isoform X1, yielding MSHIVAGEYRGARCSGADSAPLRTAPLRTPPRKMIASHLLAYFFTELNHDQAQKIDKYLYHMRLSEETLQEVSQRFGKEMEKGLGADTNPTASVKMLPTFVRSTPDGTEDGDFLALDLGGTNFRVLRVKVSDNGLQKVEMENQIYAIPEELMRGSGVQLFDHIAECLANFMDKLKIKDKKLPLGFTFSFPCHQTKLDESILVTWTKGFKCSSVEGKDVVSMLRKSIKKRGDFDIDIVAVVNDTVGTMMTCGYDDHNCEVGLIVGTGTNACYMEEMRHIDLVEGDEGRMCINMEWGAFGDDGVLNDIRTEFDREIDMGSLNPGKQLFEKMISGMYMGELVRLILVKMAKEGLLFGGRLTPDLLTTGHFETRYVSAIEKEKEGLQKAHEILTKLGLEPSHEDCVATHRICQIVSTRSANLCGATLAAVLRRIKENKGVDRLRSTVGVDGSVYKKHPHFARRLHKTVRKLLPDCEIRFVRSEDGSGKGAAMVTAVAYRLAAQHKARQKILEALKLSHEQLLEVKQRMRVEMEKGLGKETHAEAAVKMLPTYVCSTPDGTEKGDFLALDLGGTNFRVLLVRVRNGMRRGVEMHNKIYSIPVEIMQGTGEELFDHIVHCISDFLEYMGMKGVSLPLGFTFSFPCQQNNLDEGILLKWTKGFKATGCEGEDVVNLLKEAIHRREEFDLDVVAVVNDTVGTMMTCGYEDPYCEVGLIVGTGSNACYMEEMRNVELVEGEEGRMCVNMEWGAFGDNGCLDDIRTEFDVAVDELSLNPGKQRFEKMISGMYLGEIVRNILMDFTKRGLLFRGRISERLKTRGIFETKFLSQIESDCLALLQVRSILQHLGLETTCDDSIIVKEVCTVVARRAAQLCGAGMAAVVDKIRENRGLDFLKVTVGVDGTLYKLHPHFSTVMHETVKQLSPKCEVTFLQSEDGSGKGAALITAVACRIREAGQR
- the LOC142038357 gene encoding hexokinase-2 isoform X4, with the translated sequence MRLSEETLQEVSQRFGKEMEKGLGADTNPTASVKMLPTFVRSTPDGTEDGDFLALDLGGTNFRVLRVKVSDNGLQKVEMENQIYAIPEELMRGSGVQLFDHIAECLANFMDKLKIKDKKLPLGFTFSFPCHQTKLDESILVTWTKGFKCSSVEGKDVVSMLRKSIKKRGDFDIDIVAVVNDTVGTMMTCGYDDHNCEVGLIVGTGTNACYMEEMRHIDLVEGDEGRMCINMEWGAFGDDGVLNDIRTEFDREIDMGSLNPGKQLFEKMISGMYMGELVRLILVKMAKEGLLFGGRLTPDLLTTGHFETRYVSAIEKEKEGLQKAHEILTKLGLEPSHEDCVATHRICQIVSTRSANLCGATLAAVLRRIKENKGVDRLRSTVGVDGSVYKKHPHFARRLHKTVRKLLPDCEIRFVRSEDGSGKGAAMVTAVAYRLAAQHKARQKILEALKLSHEQLLEVKQRMRVEMEKGLGKETHAEAAVKMLPTYVCSTPDGTEKGDFLALDLGGTNFRVLLVRVRNGMRRGVEMHNKIYSIPVEIMQGTGEELFDHIVHCISDFLEYMGMKGVSLPLGFTFSFPCQQNNLDEGILLKWTKGFKATGCEGEDVVNLLKEAIHRREEFDLDVVAVVNDTVGTMMTCGYEDPYCEVGLIVGTGSNACYMEEMRNVELVEGEEGRMCVNMEWGAFGDNGCLDDIRTEFDVAVDELSLNPGKQRFEKMISGMYLGEIVRNILMDFTKRGLLFRGRISERLKTRGIFETKFLSQIESDCLALLQVRSILQHLGLETTCDDSIIVKEVCTVVARRAAQLCGAGMAAVVDKIRENRGLDFLKVTVGVDGTLYKLHPHFSTVMHETVKQLSPKCEVTFLQSEDGSGKGAALITAVACRIREAGQR
- the LOC142038357 gene encoding hexokinase-2 isoform X2, which gives rise to MERGRIRRSIPSLKRRQPKPQQSCFVQPRVRAAASVSKIDKYLYHMRLSEETLQEVSQRFGKEMEKGLGADTNPTASVKMLPTFVRSTPDGTEDGDFLALDLGGTNFRVLRVKVSDNGLQKVEMENQIYAIPEELMRGSGVQLFDHIAECLANFMDKLKIKDKKLPLGFTFSFPCHQTKLDESILVTWTKGFKCSSVEGKDVVSMLRKSIKKRGDFDIDIVAVVNDTVGTMMTCGYDDHNCEVGLIVGTGTNACYMEEMRHIDLVEGDEGRMCINMEWGAFGDDGVLNDIRTEFDREIDMGSLNPGKQLFEKMISGMYMGELVRLILVKMAKEGLLFGGRLTPDLLTTGHFETRYVSAIEKEKEGLQKAHEILTKLGLEPSHEDCVATHRICQIVSTRSANLCGATLAAVLRRIKENKGVDRLRSTVGVDGSVYKKHPHFARRLHKTVRKLLPDCEIRFVRSEDGSGKGAAMVTAVAYRLAAQHKARQKILEALKLSHEQLLEVKQRMRVEMEKGLGKETHAEAAVKMLPTYVCSTPDGTEKGDFLALDLGGTNFRVLLVRVRNGMRRGVEMHNKIYSIPVEIMQGTGEELFDHIVHCISDFLEYMGMKGVSLPLGFTFSFPCQQNNLDEGILLKWTKGFKATGCEGEDVVNLLKEAIHRREEFDLDVVAVVNDTVGTMMTCGYEDPYCEVGLIVGTGSNACYMEEMRNVELVEGEEGRMCVNMEWGAFGDNGCLDDIRTEFDVAVDELSLNPGKQRFEKMISGMYLGEIVRNILMDFTKRGLLFRGRISERLKTRGIFETKFLSQIESDCLALLQVRSILQHLGLETTCDDSIIVKEVCTVVARRAAQLCGAGMAAVVDKIRENRGLDFLKVTVGVDGTLYKLHPHFSTVMHETVKQLSPKCEVTFLQSEDGSGKGAALITAVACRIREAGQR
- the LOC142038357 gene encoding hexokinase-2 isoform X3, with the translated sequence MLRAYRQIDKYLYHMRLSEETLQEVSQRFGKEMEKGLGADTNPTASVKMLPTFVRSTPDGTEDGDFLALDLGGTNFRVLRVKVSDNGLQKVEMENQIYAIPEELMRGSGVQLFDHIAECLANFMDKLKIKDKKLPLGFTFSFPCHQTKLDESILVTWTKGFKCSSVEGKDVVSMLRKSIKKRGDFDIDIVAVVNDTVGTMMTCGYDDHNCEVGLIVGTGTNACYMEEMRHIDLVEGDEGRMCINMEWGAFGDDGVLNDIRTEFDREIDMGSLNPGKQLFEKMISGMYMGELVRLILVKMAKEGLLFGGRLTPDLLTTGHFETRYVSAIEKEKEGLQKAHEILTKLGLEPSHEDCVATHRICQIVSTRSANLCGATLAAVLRRIKENKGVDRLRSTVGVDGSVYKKHPHFARRLHKTVRKLLPDCEIRFVRSEDGSGKGAAMVTAVAYRLAAQHKARQKILEALKLSHEQLLEVKQRMRVEMEKGLGKETHAEAAVKMLPTYVCSTPDGTEKGDFLALDLGGTNFRVLLVRVRNGMRRGVEMHNKIYSIPVEIMQGTGEELFDHIVHCISDFLEYMGMKGVSLPLGFTFSFPCQQNNLDEGILLKWTKGFKATGCEGEDVVNLLKEAIHRREEFDLDVVAVVNDTVGTMMTCGYEDPYCEVGLIVGTGSNACYMEEMRNVELVEGEEGRMCVNMEWGAFGDNGCLDDIRTEFDVAVDELSLNPGKQRFEKMISGMYLGEIVRNILMDFTKRGLLFRGRISERLKTRGIFETKFLSQIESDCLALLQVRSILQHLGLETTCDDSIIVKEVCTVVARRAAQLCGAGMAAVVDKIRENRGLDFLKVTVGVDGTLYKLHPHFSTVMHETVKQLSPKCEVTFLQSEDGSGKGAALITAVACRIREAGQR